The genomic segment CCGAAAATGACACCCATGAATCCGAAAAGAGAAAGGCCGATGACCACTCCGAAGATAGTGATAAGCGGATGAATGTCCGCCATTTTCTTTTGGATAATAAAACGTATCAGGTTATCAAGCTGTGAGATGACAAGGGCACCGAAGGCTGCCAGGCCAATGGCTTGGAGCCAATTGCCAATCAATGCCATATATATGGCTATGGGGACCCATATCAGTGCTGTGCCTACCATGGGAACAACGCTGGCAAATCCTGTCAGGAAGCCTGAAAACAGAATATTGGGAGCGCCGAATATCCAATAGCCTATCATTGCTACTCCGCCTTGTATTATGGCAAGCAGGGGGATGCCAATGGCATTGGAGCGGACAATCATATTGATTTCGTGCACTACATTCTGTGTGTTGGTTTCATTGAAAGGAAGAATTCCGTTGACGTACTGTTCCATTTTTTTTCCGCCTATCAGCATGAAGTAGAGAACGAAGACGAGCACAAACATATTTACAGCAAAGCTGCTGATGCCGCCCATTAGGGTTTGTCCGATGCGTGGCAGGGATGAGAGAACGAAAGAAAGGCTATCTCCTCCCAGTATGTTGTATCCGGTTTTTGCCTTGATGATAGCAGCCGTTTGTTCAAATGGTGCGATAATGGCTTGCGGATCAAGATTGATGTTTTGCAGGTTTATTATTGCCAGCCATACAACCAATGCTAAAGGAATGAGAAAACATAAAATAGCTTCTGCTGTGATGATCGTGGCAGCTATGCTCCGTTTCATCTTTCGCTTCTCGGACAAATAGATCATTTGGCGTCTGACCAGTATATAAATGGTCAATGCTCCCAATAAACCGCTTAAGAAAGGGGTAATCTGTCTGAACAGTATGATTCCTAATCCAATGATGATGATAATCAGGGAATATTTCCAGTATTGTTCTTTTGTACTCATAGAGTTTGTTGCTTCTTTTGAGAAAGAAACATAACAACGACTGAAAAGGTTTTGAAAAGTATGGAGAGACTAATTATTATCCTTCATCCAGCCAGCCTTTTCCCTGACGTACGATTTCTGCTTCGCCATTGGTACAGTCTACTATTGTGGAGCTTTCGATGCCGCCTATGCCGCCATCGATTACCAAATCTACGATATTGCCGAACTTTTCATCAATCAATTCGGGGTCGGTACAGTATTCAATATCCTCGTTTTCTTCATAGGGAAGGGTTGTGGTCATGATAGGAGCATCCAGAAAGCGTGCCAGTTCTTGAATAATCGGGTTGTCGGGCATACGGATACCTACTTCCTTACGGTTGCGGAAAATCTTTGGGAGACGGACAGTACCATTTAAGATGAAAGTAAAAGGACCCGGTAAGTTGCGTTTCATTAACTTGAACGTATTGTTGTCGAATTTGGCATATTCGCTAATACTGCTCAGGTCATAGCAGATGATGGAAAGATTGTTTTTTTTCGGGTCAATAGCCTTGAGCTGGCAGATGCGTTCTATCGCACGCTCTTTTAATCCATGACAGCCGATAGCATACATGGTATCGGTAGGGTAGATGATGATTCCGCCGTTGTTCAGGATGTCGATTACTTGTTGTAAATCTGCCGCACTGTTGTTTTTCTCATAAAGTTTCAGAAGCATGATACTATCGGATTAATAAGTTGGGCGTAAAAATACTCGTAAATATTCTCAAAAGCAAGAGAATCACCTTTTTAGCATCTCTTTCTCTAATTTTTTAATCTTCTTCCATGCCTCTTTGAATTTGGGGCAGAGTGCAACGGCTTTTTCATAGTTCTTCATGGCGGCTTCTTTCATCTCCAGTTTGAGACACTCGTCGCCCATGATGATGTATTCGCGGGCGTATTTCACCAAAGACTTTTCTTTTTCAATAGCCGCTTGCTTCAAAGAGCGGTTTTCTTCGCGCAGCCGATTGATGATGTTTAGTTTCTTACGGATAAGGCGTTGCACAACAGGCTTCTCTATGTCATAGCGGGAATGGATCGCTTTGAAAAATTCGTTGAGGAAAGTATCGAAGTCGCCTTTATCAAACGCTTTGGTTGCCGCTGCGTATTGTACGTCTGCCTGTGCCTGTTTCAGGGCGCGGTCAATGGCCTGGCGGTTATTGAAACGTTCGGCAAATCCTATGATTTCGGGACGCACAAATACGTCGGCACGACTGACGGGCTTCTTCAGTTGTATTCCTTCCAAAGAGGTACATCGGCTGAGTGCCACATATGCCTGCCCGCCGGCAAATACTCCTCCGGTGAAGTCGATAACCGCCCGGCTGAAAGTCAGTCCCTGACTTTTATGAATGGTGATGGCCCATGCTAACCGTATGGGGTATTGGGTAAACGTACCCAACTCTTCTTCTTCGATTTGTTTCTTCTCCTCGTTGTATTTATAACGGATGTTCCGCCATGATTCCCGCTTCACATCACACTCCTTGCCGTCGTCCGTAATGACATAGAGTGTTTCTTCAAAGGGATCGAAACCACTGATGATGCCGATTGTGCCATTTACCCAGCGGCGGTCGAAGTCATTTTTTATGAAGATGATTTGAGCACCCGGTTTGAGCACCAGTTCCTGTGAGGTGGGAAGGCTGCTTTCGGGGAAGTCGCCTGTGATTTCACCGCTGAATGTAACGGGTTCTCCCGGCAGTTCTGCAAGTTTCTTGTCATTGATATGGTCCACATTGTCGCGGCGGGTGGCGAGAGTGATATACATATCCGCTTCGGACTCCTCTATTTGTGTGCCATAGCGGGTGTTGAGCAGTTGAAGGTCGGTAGCGCCCACTGTATTGTTTCGTATGTGGTCCAATACGCCGACAAATGTTGCATCCGTTTGGCGATAGACTTTTTGCAGTTCGATCGATACAAGATCTATCTGATTGAAAACTCTTGCAGAGAAAAAATAGGGAGTGGGATAGAAGCGATTCAGTATTTCCCGTTCGTCTCCTTTCACCACAGGCTCCAACTGAAAGACATCACCCACCAGCAGGATTTGTTTTCCGCCGAAAGGTTCCCGGAGATTGCGTGAATAGACACGTAAGATGCGGTCGACAGCGTCGATGATGTCTGCCCGCACCATGGAAATCTCGTCGATGATAATCAGTTCCAGTTCTTCGAGCAGTTTACGATGAGGTTTGGTGTACTTGAAAAATTCATGGATACGACCTCGTTGTAAGCTGAAGTCGGGATTGTCGGGCAGGAGAGGATAAAACGGCAGTTTGAAGAAACTGTGTAATGTGCTTCCTCCGGCATTGATAGCGGCAATTCCCGTAGGAGCCAATACCACATGCTTCTTCTTGGTATGCTCGCAGATATACCGGAGAAAAGTGGACTTGCCTGTACCCGCTTTTCCCGTCAGGAAAACGGACTGGCGAGTGTACTGAATGAGGTTCAAAGCATCTTGAAACTCCTTGTTCTGGGTGTCGGGTACAAAAGACAAGTTATCGGTAATTTAGTAATTGATATTAGTAATTATTCCAAAATCCCAAAGTGTTTTAGTGCATCGGCTATGCCGTTGTCGTCAACACTTGCTGTGACATAATCGGCTATGACTTTCACATCGTCTTTGGCGTTGCCCATAGCAACTCCGATGCCTGCATGGCGTAGCATGCTGATGTCATTCCCGCCGTCGCCGAAAGCCATTGTCTCTTCCAGGCGGATACCGAAATGCCGGATTATTTCATCAATGCCATGCTGTTTGGTATTACCTTTGGCGGTGACATCCACAAAAGCCGGATGCCAGCGTCCCATTTCACAGTTGGGAAGAAAGGGTACTATCATTTGCTCTTCTTCGGCATTGATGAAAGGCGTTAACTGGTAAAACTCTTTGTTGGAATGGTTGTTGGTATAGGGTTGTGGTTCAATCGGGTCTGTTTTGAGTTGATTATTGAATATTTCCGTTACAATCTCACCCGGTTGGTTTGCACAAATATCATGTTCGCCTACGAGTATGCAGGGAATATTACGTTCGTGGCAGAATTTTGTCAGTATGTCCACTTCGGTTGTCGGAATGGGGCTTTTGTAGATGACGGTATCGTCTACAAAACAATAGGCGCCATTCATGGTGATGTAGCCGTCTATCAGCTTCCGGTCTTGCAGAGGGGCGAGGTTATTGATGATGACGCGCGGGCGACCGGTTGCGATGAATATCTGTATGCCTTTGGCCTTAGCGGCTTCCAGTGCTTCGATGGTGGAAGTGGGAATCAGGTGAGTCTTGAAGCTCACCAGTGTGCCGTCAATGTCAAAAAACAGAGCTTTAATCATATATGTCTCTTTTAAATTGGTTGGCAAATTTACTTAAAAGCGAAGATATTTCGTACTTTTGCGGTAATTTTGTTTTGTCCGATTAAAATAGAAAATCCAAAGCATATTAATGAGAAAGCATATTGTCTTTTTCCAAATTAAACTTACTTGAACCTTATGCAGTATAATTTTGATGAAATAATTGAACGTCGCGGTACGGATTCCGTAAAGTGGGACGGTGTACAAAAGGTATGGGGACGCAATGATTTGCTTCCTATGTGGGTGGCCGATATGGATTTCCGTACGCCGCCTTTCGTAATGGATGCTTTGCGCAAACGCCTTGATCATGCGGTTTTGGGATATACCTTTGCTTGTGAAGAATGGTATACTTCCATTTGTAATTGGTTGCACCGGCGCCACCAGTGGGACATCTCACGTGATATGCTGACATTTGTGCCCGGAATTGTGCGGGGGCAGGCCTTTGCTTTGCAATGTTTTACCCGACCGGGGGATAAGGTAATGGTGATGACTCCGGTATATCACCCCTTTTTCCTGGTGACCGAACGTTTAGGACGTGAAGTCGTCTATTCTCCGCTTGATTTGTGTGAAGGTCACTATCATATTGATTTTGCACGATTTTCCAGGGATATTCAGGGATGTAAGGTACTCATCCTTTGCAATCCCCATAATCCCGGTGGGCGTGTTTGGACGGTTGACGAACTGCGTCGGATAGCGACTGTCTGCAAAGACAGCGGGACTATGGTCATTTCGGATGAGATACATGCGGACTTAACGTTACCTCCTTATAAGCATCATCCTTTTGCTACTGTATCTGAGGATGCTGCAAGGATTTCTCTTACTTTCATGGCTCCCAGTAAAGCTTTTAACATGCCCGGATTGGGTAGTTCGTATGCCATAGCGGTTAATGAGGATATTCGTCATCGTTTTCGTGAGTTCATGGAAGCCGGTGAGTTTTGCGAAGGACATCTGTTGGCCTATATCGGTGCTGCGGCTGCTTATACACAGGGTGAAGAGTGGCTGGAGCAGATGCTTGGCTATGTAGAGGGTAATATAGATTTTACGGAGAATTATCTGAAAGAGCATGTTCCGGGCATCAGTATGATACGCCCGCAAGCATCTTACCTGATTTTCTTGGATTGCCGGGCGTTGGGTTTGTCACAAGAGGAGCTGGTAAGGCTTTTTACAGAAAAGGCTCATTTGGCTCTGAACGACGGAGCAATGTTCGGTAAACCGGGAGAAGGCTTTATGCGGCTGAATGTCGGTTGTCCTCGTTCTGTTTTGCAAACGGCCTTGCAGCAATTGTCCGCAGCGGTTAAAGAAGAGAAGGCAAGGATATAAGGCTTAAATCGTTTTCTTAGATTGTTAATCCCTATTGCAGAGCGCAGTAGGGATTTTTTTGTCTTAATTAGACATACCTAATTATAATTATCTCATCTTTAAGTTATACTCCGTTTTAGGTATTGTTACCGTTTTTAACTACCCCTACCTTTGTCCCAACAAAAATTAAGATAAAAGATGGGAAAATTAACGAGTTTATTAGCATTGTGTCTTGTGTTATCGGCCAATGCTTTATGGGCAGGGGAACCCGATGAAGCAAGCGCAAAAGGTGATACTGCCGAGAGTACACTGAAGAAAAAAGCGACAAGTACTCCGGATGGTGACAGCTACAAGAAATTCCGTTTCGGTGGATATGGAGAAATGGTAGCCAGTTTTAAAGATTACGGCATCAACCGTTTCTTTGGTGGCAATAGAGGCAATTCGGACGATCATCGTAATACGATTGCTATCCCGCGTTTTGTATTGGCATTCGATTATAAGTTCAATTCCAAATGGATACTGGGAGCTGAAATAGAATTTGAATCCGGTGGTACCGGTACGGCTGTAGAATTGGAAAATTCCGAAAATGGAGAGTATGAAACGGAGATAGAGAAAGGCGGTGAGGTCGCTTTGGAACAATTCCATATAACACGTCTGATACATCCTGCTTTTAATGTTCGTGCCGGACACTTGATTGTGCCGGTAGGCCTCACTAATACACACCATGAGCCTGTCAACTTTTTCGGAACTTATCGTCCGGAAGGTGAGACAACCATTCTTCCTTCCACCTGGCATGAAACGGGTATCGAGTTCTTCGGTTCTTTCGGCAGGGGATATGCTACATTCGATTATCAGGCATTGGTTGTGGTGGGACTGAATGCGAATGGTTTTGACCGAAATAATTGGGTTGCAGGTGGAAAACAGGGTTTCTTTGAGGTGGATAATTTTACTTCTCCCGCTTATGTTGCTCGTTTGGATTATAGAGGTGTACCGGGTTTGCGCATAGGCGGCTCTTTCTATTATTGTGTCAAT from the Bacteroides eggerthii genome contains:
- a CDS encoding AI-2E family transporter yields the protein MSTKEQYWKYSLIIIIIGLGIILFRQITPFLSGLLGALTIYILVRRQMIYLSEKRKMKRSIAATIITAEAILCFLIPLALVVWLAIINLQNINLDPQAIIAPFEQTAAIIKAKTGYNILGGDSLSFVLSSLPRIGQTLMGGISSFAVNMFVLVFVLYFMLIGGKKMEQYVNGILPFNETNTQNVVHEINMIVRSNAIGIPLLAIIQGGVAMIGYWIFGAPNILFSGFLTGFASVVPMVGTALIWVPIAIYMALIGNWLQAIGLAAFGALVISQLDNLIRFIIQKKMADIHPLITIFGVVIGLSLFGFMGVIFGPLLLSLFFLFVDMFKKGYLDGEK
- a CDS encoding L-threonylcarbamoyladenylate synthase; the protein is MLLKLYEKNNSAADLQQVIDILNNGGIIIYPTDTMYAIGCHGLKERAIERICQLKAIDPKKNNLSIICYDLSSISEYAKFDNNTFKLMKRNLPGPFTFILNGTVRLPKIFRNRKEVGIRMPDNPIIQELARFLDAPIMTTTLPYEENEDIEYCTDPELIDEKFGNIVDLVIDGGIGGIESSTIVDCTNGEAEIVRQGKGWLDEG
- a CDS encoding ATP-dependent RecD-like DNA helicase, which encodes MSFVPDTQNKEFQDALNLIQYTRQSVFLTGKAGTGKSTFLRYICEHTKKKHVVLAPTGIAAINAGGSTLHSFFKLPFYPLLPDNPDFSLQRGRIHEFFKYTKPHRKLLEELELIIIDEISMVRADIIDAVDRILRVYSRNLREPFGGKQILLVGDVFQLEPVVKGDEREILNRFYPTPYFFSARVFNQIDLVSIELQKVYRQTDATFVGVLDHIRNNTVGATDLQLLNTRYGTQIEESEADMYITLATRRDNVDHINDKKLAELPGEPVTFSGEITGDFPESSLPTSQELVLKPGAQIIFIKNDFDRRWVNGTIGIISGFDPFEETLYVITDDGKECDVKRESWRNIRYKYNEEKKQIEEEELGTFTQYPIRLAWAITIHKSQGLTFSRAVIDFTGGVFAGGQAYVALSRCTSLEGIQLKKPVSRADVFVRPEIIGFAERFNNRQAIDRALKQAQADVQYAAATKAFDKGDFDTFLNEFFKAIHSRYDIEKPVVQRLIRKKLNIINRLREENRSLKQAAIEKEKSLVKYAREYIIMGDECLKLEMKEAAMKNYEKAVALCPKFKEAWKKIKKLEKEMLKR
- a CDS encoding Cof-type HAD-IIB family hydrolase, with translation MIKALFFDIDGTLVSFKTHLIPTSTIEALEAAKAKGIQIFIATGRPRVIINNLAPLQDRKLIDGYITMNGAYCFVDDTVIYKSPIPTTEVDILTKFCHERNIPCILVGEHDICANQPGEIVTEIFNNQLKTDPIEPQPYTNNHSNKEFYQLTPFINAEEEQMIVPFLPNCEMGRWHPAFVDVTAKGNTKQHGIDEIIRHFGIRLEETMAFGDGGNDISMLRHAGIGVAMGNAKDDVKVIADYVTASVDDNGIADALKHFGILE
- a CDS encoding MalY/PatB family protein, which encodes MQYNFDEIIERRGTDSVKWDGVQKVWGRNDLLPMWVADMDFRTPPFVMDALRKRLDHAVLGYTFACEEWYTSICNWLHRRHQWDISRDMLTFVPGIVRGQAFALQCFTRPGDKVMVMTPVYHPFFLVTERLGREVVYSPLDLCEGHYHIDFARFSRDIQGCKVLILCNPHNPGGRVWTVDELRRIATVCKDSGTMVISDEIHADLTLPPYKHHPFATVSEDAARISLTFMAPSKAFNMPGLGSSYAIAVNEDIRHRFREFMEAGEFCEGHLLAYIGAAAAYTQGEEWLEQMLGYVEGNIDFTENYLKEHVPGISMIRPQASYLIFLDCRALGLSQEELVRLFTEKAHLALNDGAMFGKPGEGFMRLNVGCPRSVLQTALQQLSAAVKEEKARI